In one Gracilinanus agilis isolate LMUSP501 chromosome 6, AgileGrace, whole genome shotgun sequence genomic region, the following are encoded:
- the LOC123252893 gene encoding LOW QUALITY PROTEIN: carbonic anhydrase 7-like (The sequence of the model RefSeq protein was modified relative to this genomic sequence to represent the inferred CDS: inserted 2 bases in 1 codon) — MTGHHGWGYGQEDGPSEWHKLYPIAQGDRQSPINIVSSQAVYDPTLKPLVLAYESCMSLSISNNGHSVMVEFDDVDDQTVVNEGPLXMKQFHFHWGKKHSLGSEHTVDGKSFSSELHLVHWNGKKYKTFAEAAAAPDGLAVVGIFLETGDEHASMNKLTDALYMVRFKGTKAQFNSFNPKCLLPMNLNYWTYPGSLTTPPLSESVTWIVLKEPITISEKQMEKFRSLLFIAKEDEKVQMVNNFRPPQPLKGRVVQASFQS; from the exons ATGACCGGCCACCACGGCTGGGGCTACGGCCAGGAGGACGGTCCTTCAGAATGGCACAAGTTGTACCCCATCGCCCAGGGAGACCGCCAGTCTCCCATCAACATCGTCTCCAGTCAGGCTGTTTATGACCCTACCCTGAAGCCCTTGGTCCTGGCCTATGAGTCCTGCATGTCCCTGAGCATCTCCAACAACGGACATTCTGTCATGGTGGAGTTCGATGATGTGGATGACCAGACAGTGGTGAATGAGGGCCCCCT GATGAAGCAGTTCCATTTTCACTGGGGGAAAAAACACAGCTTAGGTTCAGAACACACAGTGGATGGCAAGTCCTTCTCCAGTGAGCTCCATTTGGTCCACTggaatgggaaaaaatacaaGACCTTTGCTGAGGCAGCAGCAGCCCCAGACGGCCTGGCTGTGGTCGGCATCTTCTTGGAGACTGGAGACGAACATGCCAGCATGAACAAACTGACAGATGCATTGTACATGGTCAGATTCAAAGGAACCAAAGCCCAGTTCAACAGCTTCAATCCCAAATGCCTCCTGCCCATGAACCTGAACTACTGGACCTACCCTGGCTCCCTGACCACCCCGCCGCTGAGCGAGAGCGTGACCTGGATCGTCCTCAAGGAGCCCATCACCATCTCAGAGAAGCAGATGGAAAAGTTCCGGAGCCTCCTCTTCATTGCCAAGGAGGATGAGAAGGTCCAAATGGTGAACAATTTCCGCCCTCCTCAGCCACTGAAGGGAAGAGTAGTTCAAGCCTCCTTCCAGTCCTGA